A DNA window from Thermoanaerobaculia bacterium contains the following coding sequences:
- a CDS encoding YaiI/YqxD family protein, with amino-acid sequence MPRILVDADACPVKEEVYRVARRLGVPVVVVANSRMQVPLAAAIELKVVASGQLDDVDDWIAERAGPDDIVVSADIRLAARCLAAGAQVLGPDGRAFTEEGIGSALATRELMAGLRELGTISGGPKPFAPQDRSRFLHALDEAVREARRR; translated from the coding sequence ATGCCGCGAATCCTGGTCGATGCCGATGCCTGTCCGGTGAAGGAGGAGGTTTATCGCGTCGCGCGGCGGCTGGGCGTGCCGGTCGTCGTCGTGGCGAACAGCCGGATGCAGGTACCTCTCGCCGCGGCGATCGAGTTGAAGGTCGTGGCGAGCGGCCAGCTCGACGATGTCGACGACTGGATCGCCGAACGCGCCGGCCCGGACGACATCGTCGTCTCCGCCGACATCCGGCTCGCCGCCCGCTGTCTCGCGGCCGGCGCGCAGGTGCTCGGGCCCGACGGCCGGGCGTTCACCGAAGAGGGCATCGGCTCGGCGCTCGCGACCCGCGAGTTGATGGCCGGGCTGCGCGAGCTGGGGACGATCTCCGGCGGTCCAAAGCCGTTCGCGCCGCAGGATCGGTCGCGCTTCCTGCACGCCCTCGACGAGGCCGTCCGAGAAGCTCGCCGGCGTTAG
- a CDS encoding amidohydrolase family protein codes for MSADLRTMAVRRHRFVPRRAAAPAWTALALLGHLPALATVCPAPPPPAPSGVCAATAGDAGLLMRGTVLAPGEVLENGHLLLDAAGTIVCAACDCSASPGYATATRIDCLDGVISPGLVNGVDFLNYAQNLPADWGDERFEHRHDWRLGQNGHSQIDVLGAASVTQQRWGELRHLMAGTTAMRGQVGPAGLVRNLDTANLEGLSSPFWDDDAFPFNDTGGTRLDGSCAYGALPAPAPGQPFWMVLAEGIDATAANEFVCASDSSGVAGGVDEIDGALIARGIGITAPDVAEMAAAGSTLVWSPRSNLALYGRTAPVTDLARRGVPLALGSDWIVTGSATLLRELRCADAYNRRHLAGRLSDRDLFEAATLNAAVAGAMDDEIGQLAVGRKGDVVVFDRAGREPYRAVIEAGSSQVALVLRAGKALLGEEAVLAVWTGAACADAAIQVCGRDLRLCLTSEISSDYATLQLANSASYPAFFCSDVLAGEPTCRPARLAVSGGFPVHDGLPKDADFDGDGYANGADNCPVIFNPPNVSPLAQPDADSDGAGDACDFCSTSAAATGCGESGSSDLVATLALPAEIPEQAPFAATLAVANAGGTLAGARAVLPSLRDLQDVSWTCGGTGGGVCPASGAGGLDAAIALPPGAAVTFAIVATHPGPVSAPGAGFVAVAAALPAAGFGEATSLDNYAATSSQVVEGPLFNDGFGTGDTSAWSSAVP; via the coding sequence ATGTCCGCAGACCTGCGAACGATGGCAGTCCGTCGGCACCGTTTCGTCCCGCGGCGCGCCGCCGCGCCCGCCTGGACGGCGCTCGCCCTCCTCGGCCATCTGCCCGCGCTCGCCACGGTATGTCCGGCGCCGCCGCCGCCCGCGCCCTCGGGCGTCTGCGCCGCGACCGCGGGCGACGCCGGGCTCCTCATGCGCGGTACCGTGCTCGCGCCCGGCGAAGTGCTCGAGAACGGCCATCTGCTGCTCGATGCGGCGGGCACGATCGTCTGCGCCGCCTGCGACTGCTCGGCATCGCCCGGCTACGCCACGGCGACCCGCATCGACTGCCTCGATGGCGTCATCTCCCCCGGCCTGGTGAACGGCGTCGATTTTCTGAACTATGCGCAGAACCTGCCCGCCGATTGGGGCGACGAGCGCTTCGAGCATCGCCACGACTGGCGGCTGGGTCAGAACGGACACTCCCAGATCGACGTCCTGGGAGCCGCCTCGGTCACCCAGCAGCGCTGGGGGGAGTTGCGCCACCTCATGGCCGGCACGACCGCGATGCGCGGTCAGGTCGGCCCGGCCGGACTCGTGCGCAACCTCGACACTGCGAATCTCGAGGGCCTTTCGAGCCCGTTCTGGGACGATGACGCCTTCCCCTTCAACGACACCGGCGGTACCCGCCTCGACGGCAGCTGCGCCTATGGAGCGCTGCCCGCGCCGGCGCCCGGCCAACCGTTCTGGATGGTCCTCGCCGAGGGCATCGACGCCACTGCGGCGAACGAGTTCGTCTGCGCCTCGGACAGCAGTGGAGTGGCCGGCGGCGTCGACGAGATCGACGGCGCGCTCATCGCGAGGGGCATCGGCATCACGGCGCCGGATGTCGCAGAGATGGCCGCGGCGGGTTCGACTCTCGTCTGGTCGCCGCGCAGCAATCTGGCGCTCTACGGCCGTACCGCGCCGGTGACCGACCTCGCCCGCCGCGGTGTACCGCTCGCCCTCGGCAGCGACTGGATCGTCACCGGATCGGCGACCCTGCTGCGCGAGCTGCGCTGCGCGGACGCCTACAACCGGCGCCACCTGGCGGGGCGGCTCTCCGACCGCGATCTGTTCGAGGCGGCGACGCTCAACGCCGCGGTGGCCGGCGCGATGGACGACGAGATCGGCCAGCTCGCCGTCGGCCGCAAGGGCGACGTCGTCGTCTTCGACCGCGCCGGGCGCGAGCCCTACCGCGCCGTGATCGAGGCCGGCTCGAGCCAGGTGGCCCTGGTGCTGCGCGCCGGCAAGGCTCTCCTCGGCGAGGAGGCGGTTCTCGCCGTATGGACGGGAGCGGCTTGCGCAGACGCCGCGATCCAGGTGTGCGGGCGTGACCTGCGGCTCTGCCTGACGAGCGAGATCAGCAGCGACTACGCCACCCTCCAGCTCGCGAACTCGGCCTCCTACCCGGCGTTCTTCTGTTCCGACGTGCTCGCCGGCGAACCGACCTGCCGGCCGGCGCGCCTCGCCGTGAGCGGCGGCTTCCCGGTGCACGATGGCCTGCCCAAGGACGCCGACTTCGACGGTGACGGCTACGCCAACGGCGCCGACAACTGCCCGGTGATCTTCAATCCGCCCAACGTCTCGCCGCTCGCCCAACCCGATGCCGACAGCGACGGCGCCGGCGACGCCTGCGACTTCTGCTCCACATCTGCCGCCGCCACCGGCTGCGGCGAGTCGGGGTCGTCGGACCTCGTCGCCACGCTTGCCCTGCCGGCCGAGATCCCCGAGCAGGCGCCTTTCGCGGCGACGCTCGCGGTCGCGAACGCCGGCGGAACACTGGCCGGGGCGCGCGCGGTGCTGCCGAGCCTGCGCGACCTCCAGGACGTCAGCTGGACCTGCGGCGGGACTGGCGGCGGAGTCTGCCCGGCGAGCGGCGCCGGGGGCCTCGATGCCGCGATCGCACTGCCGCCCGGGGCGGCGGTCACGTTTGCCATCGTCGCGACGCATCCGGGCCCGGTCAGCGCTCCGGGTGCCGGTTTCGTCGCCGTCGCCGCGGCGCTTCCGGCCGCCGGCTTCGGCGAAGCGACGTCGCTCGACAACTACGCCGCGACGTCGAGCCAGGTCGTGGAGGGGCCGCTCTTCAACGACGGCTTCGGCACCGGCGACACGAGCGCCTGGTCGAGCGCGGTGCCCTGA
- the amrB gene encoding AmmeMemoRadiSam system protein B yields the protein MKVRPAAVAGSFYPADPRRLEAEVRGHLAAAAPPLGWRPKALIAPHAGYVYSGPVAGSAFHQLASGRGEIDRVVLLGPSHFVPFAGLALPVAEAFETPLGDVPVAADAAVHLASLPQVVVSDLPHEREHALEVELPFLQVALERFELVPLVVGDATPEEVAAVLDRLWGGEETLIVVSTDLSHFLDAATAAARDRATADAIVALDVDGIAAGDACGRNPLRGLLLAARRRGLTVSELDLRSSGDTAGGLAGKDRVVGYGAFALA from the coding sequence ATGAAGGTCCGTCCTGCGGCCGTGGCCGGCAGTTTCTATCCGGCCGATCCACGCCGCCTCGAAGCCGAGGTCCGTGGCCATCTTGCGGCAGCCGCTCCGCCGCTCGGGTGGCGCCCGAAGGCGCTCATCGCGCCGCACGCCGGCTACGTCTACTCCGGCCCGGTGGCGGGCAGCGCCTTTCATCAGCTCGCGTCGGGGCGCGGCGAGATCGACCGCGTCGTGCTGCTCGGACCGTCGCATTTCGTGCCGTTCGCCGGCCTGGCGCTGCCGGTGGCCGAAGCGTTCGAGACGCCGCTGGGCGACGTGCCGGTCGCGGCCGACGCCGCGGTCCATCTCGCCTCTCTGCCGCAGGTCGTCGTTTCCGACCTGCCGCACGAACGCGAGCATGCGCTCGAGGTCGAGCTGCCGTTTCTCCAGGTCGCGCTCGAGCGCTTCGAGCTCGTGCCGCTCGTCGTCGGCGACGCCACCCCGGAAGAGGTGGCTGCGGTCCTCGATCGGCTCTGGGGCGGCGAGGAGACGCTGATCGTCGTCTCGACGGATCTGTCGCACTTCCTCGACGCTGCGACCGCCGCCGCGCGCGACCGGGCGACGGCCGACGCCATCGTCGCGCTCGACGTGGACGGCATTGCGGCCGGTGACGCCTGCGGAAGGAATCCGCTGCGCGGTCTGCTGCTCGCCGCGCGACGCCGCGGACTCACCGTCTCCGAGCTCGACCTGCGCAGCTCGGGCGACACCGCCGGCGGCCTGGCCGGAAAAGACCGGGTGGTCGGCTACGGAGCGTTCGCCCTTGCCTGA
- the amrS gene encoding AmmeMemoRadiSam system radical SAM enzyme, producing the protein MADAPLAASFPNPFSHPTRYWHRLDDGRAQCDVCPRFCKLRDGQRGLCFVRAAANGEIVLASWGRSSGFCVDPIEKKPLAHYLPGTPILSFGTAGCNLACDFCQNWDISKSRETDTLADAATPETIARAAKELGCRAMAFTYNDPTVFLEYAIDVADACHAVGIAAVAVTAGYICPEPRRELYAHLDAANVDLKAFTEEFYRKICHGHLEPVKETLVYLAHETSVWFEITTLLIPGENDSDGELDAMSRWIVEALGPDVPLHFTAFHPDYRMLDHRPTPPATLTRARQIALANGLHYVYTGNVRDATGGSTWCPGCGARVIGRDGYEITAWNLASPLDSGACAACGTKIPGRFEARPGTWGARRQPVRLSTFAT; encoded by the coding sequence ATGGCCGACGCTCCCCTCGCGGCTTCGTTTCCCAACCCCTTCAGCCATCCCACGCGATACTGGCACCGGCTGGACGACGGACGCGCGCAGTGCGACGTCTGTCCGCGCTTCTGCAAGTTGCGCGACGGCCAGCGCGGGCTCTGCTTCGTGCGCGCCGCCGCGAACGGCGAGATCGTGCTCGCGAGCTGGGGGCGTTCGTCGGGATTCTGCGTCGACCCGATCGAGAAGAAGCCGCTCGCCCACTATCTGCCCGGCACGCCGATCCTCTCGTTCGGCACCGCGGGCTGCAATCTGGCCTGCGATTTCTGCCAGAACTGGGACATCTCGAAGTCACGCGAGACCGACACCCTCGCCGACGCCGCGACACCGGAGACGATCGCGCGCGCCGCGAAGGAGCTCGGCTGCCGCGCGATGGCGTTCACCTACAACGATCCGACGGTCTTTCTCGAGTACGCCATCGATGTCGCCGACGCCTGTCACGCCGTGGGGATCGCGGCCGTGGCGGTGACCGCCGGCTACATCTGCCCCGAACCGCGCCGCGAGCTCTACGCCCACCTCGACGCGGCGAACGTCGACTTGAAGGCCTTCACCGAGGAGTTCTACAGGAAGATCTGCCACGGGCATCTCGAGCCGGTGAAGGAGACGCTCGTCTACCTCGCGCACGAGACCTCCGTCTGGTTCGAGATCACCACCCTCCTCATTCCGGGCGAGAACGACTCCGACGGCGAGCTCGACGCCATGTCGCGCTGGATCGTGGAGGCACTCGGCCCCGACGTGCCGCTCCACTTCACCGCCTTCCATCCCGACTACCGGATGCTCGACCACCGGCCCACGCCGCCCGCGACACTCACCCGGGCGCGGCAGATCGCGCTGGCGAACGGACTGCACTACGTCTACACCGGCAACGTCCGCGACGCGACCGGCGGCTCGACCTGGTGCCCGGGCTGCGGCGCGCGCGTCATCGGCCGCGACGGCTACGAGATCACTGCCTGGAACCTCGCGAGTCCTCTCGACTCGGGCGCCTGCGCCGCCTGCGGCACGAAGATCCCGGGCAGGTTCGAAGCGCGCCCCGGAACCTGGGGCGCGCGCCGGCAACCGGTGCGCCTCTCGACCTTCGCGACGTAG